The Anticarsia gemmatalis isolate Benzon Research Colony breed Stoneville strain chromosome 12, ilAntGemm2 primary, whole genome shotgun sequence genome segment taatacctgTCACAGCTGCAAGACACATGGCCAACAAAGCGATCGCACGCATTTTTCTCTCCTCTTAACCAAAcatactaattaaaaaacaagttaagaGTATTTATACCGACCTGcttatgaataatatttgcTATCTTATCCAAAAAAGATTATTTCATTGAAACACTCATTATGATCTCTTCACTGGGTCCATTACATCAATCTTAAAGTGATTTAAGATAACAATGGTATAAATcaatcatattaatatattgatAATATCTAAAGCTTAGTACGGACAAAGCGGTCCAAGGTACGCGTAGTCAGTTACCTCACATGGATGCTGGTCCGAATAAGGATTGAACAATTCAACAGGAGGCGCTGATCTTTTCATACAAGATTTCGTGATCGCTAGTCGGTTGTCAATAGACGTAGTGGTAGAGAGTCGTGCTAATGATAAACAATTCTCGGGTCAATTCTTGAACGAAGTAGTTCTACGCTCAATCTTTTTAGCTCCGAATATACTTGAAAGTATACTATACACATTGATTGTTTTAAAGAGGCAGCTTGAAGCTAACGTAAAAGACAGTACAGTAAACATCTCTTTTTAATTCCTTGTTACTCACGAAGAAGAACCGGTCGAACGTGTAGTCTAAGCTTAACTGCTATCCGCTCTCGCTTGTTACTTCGTTGCCATCGTAATTAAACGTCCTTATCTTATTCTCAACAACAGATCTTTAAAGCTgataaagaacttaaaaaatatagcaattttCTTCTGAAATTCATATGTAGTTCTCATAATGCTTTTACTAAACTACTAGTGGCTAGTTACAAATTTGCCGAAAAGATCTTGATCTAATTTACTACCGTCATATTTCTGCAATTattgtctataaaataaaattatccagATAAAAATTAAGTCATTCCGAAAATTGTCTCACATTTTTATAGTCTAAtcacagaatatttttattatgtcatACAAACTGGCAAAATATTATCAAGATAATGATCAaggataatatttttcaattcaatgTATCCAAAACATCTAATCGGCATtgaaaatcaaacaaataaaatattaatatttattttaattgtaacaaaattaagcGTTTTCTTGGATCCAAGTGGTGAAACGGGAGACACGTACATTAACACCTGGGAACTCAGGCTCCCCACATCCTCGGCCAAAGGAACAGATTCCTACAATAACGCCATGGTGGTAGAGAGGTCCACCGGAGTCACCCCGGCAAGTATCTCGACCGCCTACGTCGAGCCAACCGGAGCACAGCATATTGTCGGTAATATTCCTTCCAACGTAACGTTCTCGGCATATCTCCTGGTTTACGGTCCACATTTGGACATGACGAAGCTCTTCCGAAGCCGCCATGTTTGTTAAGTTCTggtaaataaaagtatgtaGTTAAAAATCATCGAAATTTTTACGTTGTGTGTCTAATCCCTTGCTATTTGACCTGTAGCTCAAATCTCAACAAATATCGACCAGCGACGACCGGCTAACTATCTAGAAAATTTggatgaaaatctgatcagcgctgctagcgggcgtcgcaggaactattttcgcACACATTTTACATGACAAACTTTCGAtagatagtaccgactgtagagaatatcGCGCTGCAGGCTAAAAGCTTGATCCATAACCAGTGCACCGTCATCGAAGCAAagggaaaaaaaataaaacaaattttataaacttacgTAAACACCCCATCCGACAGCCCAGACCTCCTCATTATCAGCCAGGTGGTAATTAGTACCAGCGATGCGAGCAGGTTGAACAGCGTTTTCTATGTAAACGATGGGACCGACAGTGTGCATAAGAGCGATGTCAGTTTCTGTGGTAAAACGGTCGTAGTTCGGGTGTATAATAATTTTTCCGCAATAATGAAGAAAACCCCCACTGTGGGCTAGAGCAGAACCTACTCGTATACGCCATGCAGCGGGCACATTCCTGAATTCactgtaaagaaataaattgaaaacttactattttttacacaattattattttaacaactgCTCAAGTGGAAGTGAGAGTTGATCCCAAATATTTTATCTGCAattcttaagtaatttttatacgATACGAGATACGATAAAACCATTTTGAAGCTGTTATTAAATCTTGCATTCGCTCAGataaatgtcaaaaacaagaGCATTAACATAAATCAGAATAAATTTTGTCGTTAGTCCAAAACTTCATAGTTCAGCTACAAAACGAATTCTGATTAGTGATGAAGTGAAATTGTACAACTTACTGGACACAATGCGCGGCAGTGAGGATAGCTCTTTGGTTAAGAATAGAACCACCACAATAGTGACGGAAGTTAACAAAATTCATGGAGTAAAGTAAAGGCGTGACATCAGGATATTTGTCTATGGTGGTCACAGAACCACCAATGATCTTGGATCCCGGAGTACGCGGTACACCTGCtgcaagtaaaaataaaatgtaataacaattggatcaaaaaaaaatgattcaaattgttttgtagTCATGGGACAGAAAGCAAGCAAAAATGATGCTAAAATTACCTGTAACAGATGC includes the following:
- the LOC142977033 gene encoding trypsin, alkaline C-like; this encodes MRSFAFLAILVASVTAGVPRTPGSKIIGGSVTTIDKYPDVTPLLYSMNFVNFRHYCGGSILNQRAILTAAHCVHEFRNVPAAWRIRVGSALAHSGGFLHYCGKIIIHPNYDRFTTETDIALMHTVGPIVYIENAVQPARIAGTNYHLADNEEVWAVGWGVYNLTNMAASEELRHVQMWTVNQEICRERYVGRNITDNMLCSGWLDVGGRDTCRGDSGGPLYHHGVIVGICSFGRGCGEPEFPGVNVRVSRFTTWIQENA